In one Mucilaginibacter ginsenosidivorax genomic region, the following are encoded:
- a CDS encoding S9 family peptidase translates to MRKLLLITFLSAICVSLSAQTISKKPLDHAVFDGWQSITGQRISNDGKWIMYVVKPQEGDAQLVITDSKNTTEVQVPRADTARFSSDGKFAVFQIRPFFKDIRQAKIKKKKQSEFPKDTLGFISLSTQNIIKIPSVRNFKIAENANVIAYLSAADTIKKPSPADTSKKAVKETTAPSTQDGADLTVRQLAGTITHTFKYVTDYQVSKNGKLVAFAVTAPAKQKQVTSGLYVFDVDKNIVKAISKGRGNYHNITIDDAGRQIAFAAEKNPEKALVKPFKLYYYNLTRDSATVIAAEGLETMPDKWAVSGDGKIYFSKSGTNLFFGTAPIPKPADTTIVDFEVARLDIWNYKDDYLQPQQLKNLQKELKRSYLAVIRPEDPTSKQVQLGSKAIPEVFVAENKDARYVLGLTDTGARVQSQWEGDTKQQAILIDTKSGNKRLINQGVKASYRISPDGQYVVWFNFADQQWYSYQIMTGAKTNLTKSIGTKMGDELNDVPNYAQDYGLAGWTKDDKAVLIYDRYDIWSIDPATGEATNFTNGTGRKNRLIIRYDITDPEQKFIPSKQPMWLLAQDEETKQWGYFVKTPESKSPPEKITWGKYSYGDLTRAKKAAIYIYTKANYESSPDLYVSTDLKKEAKLSGINPQQSQYNWGTAELVHWTTPKGYKSTGILYKPEDFDANKKYPMVVYFYEKLSDGLYNYLPPAPTPSRLPISFFVSNGYLVFAPDISYETGHPGASAVEFINSGVESLKKNSWVDGAHIGIQGQSWGGYQVAYLVTQTNMYAAAWAGAPVANMTSAYGGIRWESGVNRQFQYEKTQSRIGATLWEKPELYIENSPLFQLPKVQTPVMIMSNDADGAVPWYQGIEMFTALRRLGKPVWLLQYNGEAHNLVQRQNRKDITIREQQYFDYFLKGAPMPVWMAKGVPAVDKGKDWGLELVKPL, encoded by the coding sequence ATGCGTAAACTTTTACTAATAACATTTTTATCGGCTATCTGTGTTAGCCTGTCTGCTCAAACGATCTCAAAAAAGCCTTTAGATCATGCTGTTTTTGACGGATGGCAAAGCATAACCGGCCAGCGGATAAGTAATGATGGTAAATGGATTATGTATGTTGTGAAACCGCAGGAGGGCGATGCCCAGCTGGTGATAACTGACTCGAAAAACACTACCGAAGTGCAGGTCCCACGTGCCGATACGGCGCGTTTTAGCAGCGATGGTAAATTCGCTGTATTCCAGATCAGGCCTTTTTTTAAAGATATCAGGCAGGCTAAGATCAAGAAGAAAAAGCAGTCGGAATTCCCTAAGGACACTTTAGGATTTATTTCGCTTTCCACACAAAATATCATCAAAATACCCTCAGTCAGAAACTTTAAGATTGCCGAGAACGCCAATGTAATCGCCTATCTGTCTGCTGCTGATACAATAAAAAAGCCTTCGCCTGCCGACACCTCCAAAAAAGCTGTTAAAGAAACTACTGCGCCGTCAACTCAGGACGGTGCCGACCTTACAGTAAGACAATTGGCAGGTACTATAACCCATACATTTAAATACGTTACCGATTACCAGGTAAGCAAGAATGGTAAGCTGGTGGCTTTTGCGGTTACCGCGCCCGCAAAACAAAAACAAGTTACTTCTGGTCTGTATGTTTTTGATGTAGATAAAAATATAGTAAAAGCTATCAGCAAAGGCAGGGGAAATTACCATAATATAACCATTGATGACGCGGGCAGGCAAATTGCTTTTGCCGCCGAGAAAAATCCCGAGAAGGCCCTGGTAAAACCATTTAAACTTTACTATTACAACCTAACCCGCGACAGTGCTACAGTGATAGCCGCCGAAGGATTAGAAACTATGCCCGATAAATGGGCCGTGAGTGGCGATGGTAAAATATATTTCAGTAAGAGCGGCACGAACCTGTTTTTTGGCACTGCCCCTATCCCCAAACCGGCCGATACTACCATTGTTGATTTTGAAGTAGCCCGGCTTGATATCTGGAACTATAAAGATGATTACCTGCAACCCCAACAGCTCAAAAACCTGCAAAAGGAACTCAAAAGAAGCTACCTGGCGGTAATAAGGCCCGAAGATCCAACATCCAAACAGGTACAATTGGGCAGCAAGGCAATCCCCGAGGTTTTCGTGGCCGAGAATAAAGACGCACGTTATGTTTTGGGGCTTACAGATACCGGCGCACGCGTACAATCGCAATGGGAAGGCGACACCAAACAACAAGCTATTTTAATTGATACCAAAAGCGGCAACAAACGGCTGATAAACCAAGGTGTAAAAGCGAGTTATCGCATCTCGCCGGACGGCCAATATGTGGTATGGTTCAATTTTGCCGATCAGCAGTGGTACAGCTACCAGATCATGACCGGCGCCAAAACCAACCTGACTAAATCAATCGGCACAAAAATGGGCGACGAATTGAATGATGTGCCCAACTATGCCCAGGATTACGGCTTAGCAGGCTGGACGAAAGACGATAAGGCAGTATTAATTTACGACCGGTACGATATCTGGAGCATCGATCCGGCAACAGGTGAAGCCACTAATTTTACCAACGGAACCGGGCGTAAAAACAGACTCATTATCAGGTACGACATTACCGATCCCGAACAAAAATTTATTCCCTCAAAACAGCCTATGTGGTTGTTGGCACAGGATGAAGAAACAAAACAATGGGGATATTTTGTAAAAACACCCGAGAGCAAATCCCCACCTGAAAAGATAACCTGGGGCAAATACAGCTATGGCGATTTAACCAGGGCAAAAAAGGCAGCAATTTACATCTATACCAAAGCCAATTATGAATCTTCGCCCGATTTATATGTATCAACCGACCTGAAAAAAGAGGCTAAGCTAAGCGGCATCAACCCTCAGCAGTCCCAATACAACTGGGGAACGGCCGAACTGGTACACTGGACTACACCTAAGGGTTATAAGTCAACGGGGATATTATATAAGCCTGAGGATTTCGACGCTAATAAAAAATACCCCATGGTAGTTTATTTTTATGAGAAGTTATCCGACGGATTGTATAATTACCTGCCGCCCGCGCCTACCCCCTCGCGCCTGCCCATTTCATTCTTTGTAAGTAACGGCTATTTGGTTTTTGCACCCGATATCAGCTATGAAACCGGCCATCCCGGCGCTTCGGCCGTTGAATTCATTAACTCAGGGGTCGAATCTTTGAAGAAGAATTCATGGGTTGATGGCGCGCATATAGGCATCCAGGGGCAAAGCTGGGGTGGCTACCAGGTGGCTTACCTGGTTACCCAAACCAACATGTACGCCGCCGCATGGGCCGGTGCACCGGTTGCCAACATGACCTCGGCCTACGGTGGTATCCGCTGGGAATCGGGTGTTAACCGGCAGTTTCAGTACGAGAAAACACAAAGCCGAATTGGCGCTACATTATGGGAAAAGCCTGAGTTGTATATCGAGAACTCACCCTTATTCCAATTACCCAAAGTACAAACCCCGGTTATGATTATGAGTAACGATGCCGATGGTGCTGTGCCCTGGTACCAGGGGATAGAAATGTTTACCGCCCTGCGCCGCCTGGGCAAACCGGTTTGGCTGCTGCAATATAACGGCGAAGCACATAACCTGGTTCAGCGGCAAAACCGCAAGGATATTACCATTCGCGAACAGCAGTATTTCGACTACTTTTTGAAAGGTGCACCAATGCCTGTCTGGATGGCCAAAGGTGTA